Proteins from a single region of Engystomops pustulosus chromosome 5, aEngPut4.maternal, whole genome shotgun sequence:
- the LOC140133741 gene encoding sterile alpha motif domain-containing protein 9-like — MADFSNLSTTIDGKTNSEETLKNDKATNTDQVHGYVTPYPFDKKNVRKSYPQNSILPPESGTSNYIVQVHEFKEFTNTSNVPEKDKKMKFCKEVFRFACACMNARTNGTIHFGVRDKPHGQIIGVSVDNREKYVKCIRNNIPRYFEGEQIHLARKCIRPPRFVSVCIGQNTPSDLVVIEVDVVPAIAHCEGQIFKILHYSFKDKTWIESCFLRIGASSVNILKDLKKYSKKILANDRYRKIAEIKRTTNLQNNSMDGPKLIRLLTGNRGSLDNSSYNHYILITNKCHQSHIPHLGFIQDINWVAVLDFDPESHTKGLCKVYREKGEPTVFYPHQNQDIENYTKENIIKRHQQPSWILCNSQLDVQDNRKLVSFFSREDVMKQGTFLVVFLLLSPVEDPEDPINEVFRTFYKKLNGMTDILCMCENEVIFQRWKDMQEAIISEEDMEERCIYNMGIENINGTILRLKSTNRSLIRFLPSHRGATSILYKEDEKLMTSLDILCVNQCEDKEIESNSEVEFNKFLKNYEERFYRGGKATWWNFYFADNSYTGSFIKRDIQEKVKKYIYTLFKYGQNRSVEVITLYHHPGCGGTTTAMHVLWELRETFRCATLQSNIDNVTNVAEEVVSFAVHGSPSNKEFYPVLLLVDDYEDEESVSILQDNIQAAIAERHITYHPPVVIILNCVRSQNPEQRAKSNCTNSFALTNTTSSREQRAFNRKYEEIRKRFNNIEMHQLRKSGLADIENTVYIMPDDINNTDITNTSSLYDRFCQIRNRIIFVMKSVGESCVFFVAAAMQSWKTGSVMPYASNGEPIGDCRN; from the coding sequence ATGGCTGATTTCTCCAATCTGTCGACTACTATTGATGGAAAGACAAACTCAGAAGAAACTCTGAAGAATGATAAAGCAACAAACACCGATCAGGTCCATGGTTATGTAACACCGTAcccttttgataaaaaaaatgtaagaaaatcctATCCTCAAAACTCTATTCTTCCACCTGAATCTGGGACGTCTAATTATATTGTCCAAGTTCATGAATTCAAAGAATTCACCAACACATCAAATGTCCCAGAGAAGGATAAAAAGATGAAATTCTGTAAGGAAGTCTTTAGGTTTGCATGTGCCTGTATGAATGCGCGTACAAACGGCACCATCCATTTTGGAGTGCGGGACAAACCCCATGGGCAAATTATAGGTGTATCTGTAGATAATCGTGAAAAATATGTCAAGTGTATTAGAAATAATATTCCTAGATACTTTGAAGGAGAGCAAATACATTTGGCAAGAAAATGCATTCGTCCCCCCCGGTTTGTCAGTGTCTGCATTGGACAGAACACTCCCTCTGATTTAGTAGTTATAGAGGTGGATGTGGTTCCTGCGATTGCTCATTGTGAGGGACAAATATTTAAAATACTCCACTATAGTTTCAAAGACAAAACCTGGATAGAAAGTTGTTTTCTTAGAATTGGGGCAAGTTCCGTAAATATTTTGAAAGACctaaaaaaatattccaaaaaaatattAGCTAACGATAGATATAGAAAAATAGCAGAAATAAAGAGAACAACAAATCTACAGAATAACTCCATGGACGGCCCTAAACTTATAAGATTACTAACAGGGAACCGGGGCTCATTAGATAATTCTTCCTATAATCATTACATTCTGATCACTAATAAATGTCATCAGTCTCATATACCGCACTTGGGCTTCATCCAGGATATAAACTGGGTTGCTGTACTTGATTTTGATCCAGAGTCACACACTAAAGGCTTGTGTAAAGTCTACAGAGAAAAGGGGGAACCAACTGTATTTTACCCTCATCAAAATCAAGATATAGAAAATTATACAAAAGAAAATATTATTAAACGCCATCAACAGCCCAGCTGGATTTTGTGTAATAGTCAACTTGATGTTCAGGATAACCGAAAACTGGTTTCCTTTTTCTCCAGGGAAGATGTAATGAAGCAGGGGACATTTCTTGTTGTGTTTTTATTACTTTCTCCTGTTGAAGATCCTGAAGACCCTATAAATGAAGTCTTCAGGACCTTCTATAAGAAACTTAATGGTATGACTGACATCCTATGTATGTGCGAAAATGAAGTAATTTTTCAGAGATGGAAAGATATGCAGGAGGCAATAATAAGTGAGGAAGACATGGAAGAGAGATGTATCTATAACATGGGCATTGAAAATATAAACGGGACCATTCTGAGACTGAAATCTACTAACCGCTCATTGATTCGCTTCTTGCCTTCCCATAGAGGTGCCACTTCCATATTATACAAGGAGGATGAAAAGCTCATGACATCTCTAGATATACTGTGTGTAAATCAATGTGAGGATAAAGAAATAGAAAGTAATAGTGAAGTAGAGTTTAATAAGTTTCTGAAGAATTATGAAGAGCGTTTTTACCGAGGAGGGAAGGCAACATGGTGGAATTTCTATTTCGCAGACAATAGCTACACTGGATCATTTATTAAGAGAGATATCCaggaaaaggtaaaaaaatatatatatactttgttTAAATATGGACAAAATAGAAGTGTAGAGGTAATTACTTTATATCACCACCCTGGATGTGGAGGGACCACCACTGCAATGCATGTCCTGTGGGAACTGCGAGAAACCTTCCGATGCGCGACTTTACAAAGTAACATTGATAACGTTACAAACGTCGCAGAGGAGGTGGTTAGTTTTGCCGTTCATGGATCTCCTAGTAACAAGGAATTTTATCCAGTCTTACTCTTAGTAGATGACTATGAAGACGAGGAAAGTGTTTCTATCTTACAAGACAACATCCAAGCAGCAATTGCCGAACGACATATAACATATCACCCACCAGTCGTGATCATATTGAATTGTGTTAGATCTCAAAACCCCGAGCAAAGAGCAAAATCCAACTGCACAAACAGTTTTGCTTTAACAAATACAACTTCTAGCCGGGAACAAAGAGCCTTTAATAGGAAATATGAAGAAATCCGAAAGAGGTTTAACAACATAGAAATGCACCAACTTCGTAAATCTGGATTGGCCGACATTGAAAACACCGTATACATTATGCCAGACGATATAAACAATACAGATATTACAAATACTTCTTCATTATACGACCGATTTTGCCAAATCCGAAACAGGATAATTTTTGTAATGAAGTCAGTGGGAGAGAGCTGCGTATTTTTTGTTGCGGCAGCTATGCAATCATGGAAAACAGGAAGCGTCATGCCCTATGCCAGTAATGGTGAACCTATTGGAGATTGCCGAAATTGA